A single region of the Musa acuminata AAA Group cultivar baxijiao chromosome BXJ1-11, Cavendish_Baxijiao_AAA, whole genome shotgun sequence genome encodes:
- the LOC135596485 gene encoding uncharacterized protein LOC135596485 — protein sequence MNGLAEVTNRAILGGLRRRMLAAQSTWVDELRSVLWSLQTTPKIATGESPYSLAFGAEAVLHAEVEITTPRTESYNERTSADGLQVGLDLLEERRADAHLKALSYK from the coding sequence ATGAACGGGCTGGCCGAGGTGACCAACCGAGCCATCCTGGGCGGACTCAGGAGAAGGATGCTCGCGGCCCAATCCACTTGGGTTGACGAGCTCCGGAGCGTCTTATGGTCCTTGCAGACCACACCTAAAATCGCAACTGGGGAATCCCCTTACAGCCTAGCGTTCGGCGCCGAGGCCGTCCTACATGCTGAGGTGGAGATTACCACCCCACGAACGGAATCTTATAATGAAAGGACATCGGCCGACGGACTCCAAGTCGGGCTGGACTTGCTCGAGGAAAGACGAGCCGACGCGCACCTGAAGGCCCTCTCCTACAAGTGA
- the LOC135597572 gene encoding cytochrome c oxidase subunit 5C-like: MAAHKIAHATLKGPSVVKEICIGLTLGLFAGGLWKMHHWNEQRKIRAFYDMLEKGEISVVAEE; the protein is encoded by the coding sequence ATGGCTGCTCATAAAATTGCACACGCTACCCTGAAAGGTCCTAGTGTTGTCAAGGAGATCTGCATTGGCCTTACTTTGGGACTATTTGCTGGTGGGCTGTGGAAGATGCACCACTGGAATGAGCAGAGGAAAATAAGAGCTTTCTATGACATGCTGGAGAAGGGTGAGATCAGTGTTGTTGCAGAAGAATAG
- the LOC135584476 gene encoding nuclear intron maturase 3, mitochondrial-like, whose amino-acid sequence MLLGLKTWPLRSLPSSLRFLSFSTPAPPLQDTSPISPSDLESLVLRQYRAGKFHNLLPYVVATPSVLLAAIGRLLSRANPSIPTPSLAAPPFSVDALADELGCGGFDPAAHCATLLPSRKKGEALTLPDLKLKVVVEAVRMALEVVYGKRFATFAYGGRESMGRHTAVRYLKTTVQNPTWWFPVALRREPFGTRHLRRLVAILEEKIEDPALVALVERLFGSQTISIEFGGVQLGRGFPQESDLSAIILNIYLDALDREIKDLRAEIHKKNPRLGGLEENETSGVFHKPIRVYAVRYLDEILLATSGSKLFTMNVKDRILKVLEDNLELKVDKLKTSIHSAVSEKLNFLGMELQAVPPSVLHPPMSEKAIRAKKKYLKRKAAKAQELKNARETRRKKLGLKILNHLFKKLKRGHEFEFDFRIESEVREVFANWAHEVVAGYFKSREDCWHWHRMLSTGDFLSLKRIRDQLPHELVDSYDHFQEKLDKYLMPIGATRDVEEEERLAEEEEERKYAKRTVEDLTELRMRVNAPMELVRKAVKLAGFTNSMGRPRPIKLLICLDDADIIKWYAGVGRRWLEFFCCCRNFKMVKTIVTYHLRFSCFLTLAEKHEATKRQAISHYTKDLKVTDVNGMEAVHFPTEREVKMMGDQNLSDPKPVDGALTLILARLATNEFSFPCLAHFCGQVDTVLYRIRLLQNRLNVDPLNKSKWVPGMGAIHESLNKKCLPLCSKHASDLLLGKISLQDIDCTSFVDM is encoded by the coding sequence ATGCTTTTAGGGCTCAAAACTTGGCCTCTCAGGTCTCTACCCTCCTCGCTTCGATTCCTTTCCTTCTCTACTCCCGCACCGCCGCTCCAAGACACGAGCCCCATCTCCCCCTCCGATCTCGAATCCCTCGTCCTGCGTCAGTACCGTGCCGGCAAGTTCCACAACCTCCTCCCCTACGTCGTCGCCACCCCCTCCGTCCTCCTCGCCGCCATTGGCCGCCTTCTCTCCCGCGCCAACCCCTCCATCCCTACGCCTTCCCTCGCCGCCCCGCCCTTCTCCGTCGATGCCCTTGCCGATGAACTCGGCTGTGGCGGCTTCGACCCCGCCGCCCACTGCGCCACCCTGCTCCCTTCTCGGAAGAAGGGAGAGGCCCTTACCCTTCCCGATCTCAAGCTCAAGGTCGTCGTCGAGGCCGTCCGGATGGCTCTTGAGGTCGTCTACGGGAAGAGGTTCGCCACGTTTGCCTACGGCGGCAGGGAGTCCATGGGTCGCCACACCGCCGTCCGCTACCTCAAGACCACGGTCCAAAACCCTACGTGGTGGTTCCCCGTCGCCCTCCGCCGCGAGCCTTTCGGGACCCGCCACCTACGCCGCCTGGTTGCCATCTTGGAGGAGAAAATTGAGGACCCTGCTCTCGTTGCCCTAGTTGAGCGCCTATTTGGCTCACAGACAATATCCATCGAGTTTGGAGGAGTCCAACTGGGCCGCGGGTTCCCTCAGGAGAGCGACCTGAGTGCCATTATACTCAATATCTACCTTGACGCCCTGGATCGGGAGATTAAAGATCTCCGGGCTGAAATCCACAAGAAGAACCCGAGGCTTGGTGGCCTCGAAGAGAACGAGACTTCCGGGGTTTTTCACAAGCCAATTAGGGTTTATGCCGTGCGATATCTGGATGAGATATTGTTGGCTACTTCTGGCTCAAAATTGTTCACCATGAATGTTAAAGACAGGATTTTGAAGGTCTTAGAGGACAATTTGGAGCTCAAAGTTGATAAATTGAAGACTTCAATCCACAGTGCTGTCTCTGAGAAGTTGAATTTCCTTGGAATGGAGCTTCAGGCCGTGCCTCCTTCAGTCCTGCACCCACCAATGTCAGAGAAGGCCATTCGAGCTAAGAAGAAGTATCTAAAGaggaaggcagcgaaggctcaGGAGTTGAAGAATGCTCGTGAGACTAGACGGAAGAAGCTTGGTTTGAAGATATTGAACCATTTGTTTAAGAAGCTCAAGCGTGGGCATGAATTTGAATTTGATTTCCGGATAGAGAGTGAGGTTAGGGAGGTCTTTGCAAATTGGGCACATGAGGTGGTGGCAGGGTATTTTAAGTCTAGAGAGGACTGTTGGCATTGGCACCGGATGCTCAGTACTGGTGATTTTTTGTCTTTGAAGAGGATTAGGGATCAATTACCACATGAGCTGGTGGATTCCTATGACCATTTTCAGGAGAAGCTTGATAAGTATTTGATGCCTATTGGGGCTACtagagatgtggaagaagaggaaagactggcagaggaagaagaagagaggaaatatGCTAAGAGAACTGTAGAGGACTTGACAGAGCTGCGAATGAGGGTGAATGCCCCGATGGAGCTCGTAAGGAAAGCTGTGAAATTGGCTGGATTTACGAATTCGATGGGAAGGCCCAGGCCTATTAAGTTGCTCATCTGTTTGGATGATGCTGATATAATAAAATGGTATGCTGGTGTGGGGAGGAGATGGTTGGAGTTCTTCTGTTGTTGTCGTAACTTTAAAATGGTGAAGACGATCGTCACCTATCACTTGAGGTTCTCATGTTTCTTGACATTGGCAGAAAAGCATGAGGCCACAAAGCGCCAGGCCATTAGTCATTATACTAAAGATCTGAAGGTTACAGATGTAAATGGAATGGAAGCGGTGCACTTTCCAACTGAAAGGGAGGTGAAGATGATGGGGGATCAGAATCTCTCTGATCCAAAGCCTGTGGATGGTGCCTTAACTCTTATATTGGCTAGATTAGCCACCAATGAATTTTCTTTCCCTTGCTTGGCTCATTTTTGTGGTCAGGTTGATACTGTTTTATATAGAATACGTTTGCTCCAAAATCGTTTAAATGTGGATCCCCTTAACAAGAGCAAGTGGGTTCCAGGGATGGGAGCTATACATGAGAGCCTAAATAAAAAATGTCTTCCACTTTGTTCCAAACATGCAAGTGATTTATTGTTGGGCAAGATCTCTCTTCAAGACATTGATTGTACCTCCTTCGTGGATATGTAA
- the LOC135597573 gene encoding protein trichome birefringence-like 6, giving the protein MEKPRSLSIRPTRLLLLASTVSSSLLFFFYFSFWLLENAPSGSNSAAYFQLVGGIEAVGSHPFTDSDSSLLDNATGIPIAAATHVSVIGNLSLESRGVGNEGKDEIFDDVQAREASDSSTEVPDSNDFGGGPDTFEDDNSTDLPDVNLKNSSGFSGEVLAAVAERIGRGSSELDARGMERGKLEADTTMSNRSFFSSFGQGEASHVENHGTKDKTTCDVSDGRWVFDESYPLYASNSCPFVDEGFSCEQNGRLDKDYMQWRWQPYGCSIPRFNPVIMLELIRGKRLVFVGDSINRNQWESMLCMLRMALSDPTRVYEARGRRITKNRGNYNFKFPDYDCSLEYYVSHFLVRESKARLGQRRVMTLRIDTIDRSSSRWRGADILVFNSAHWWSHHKTKSGVNYYQEGNQVHPHLDVSTAFRKALLTWASWVDQHVIPGKTQVFFRSSEPSHFSGGKWNSGGHCKESIHPMNNTNVRQVPEKNVILEQVVKQMKTPVTVLNITNLSGLRIDGHPSVYGQNPSKGTPTSIQDCSHWCLPGVPDTWNELLYFYLSLREKPAFTS; this is encoded by the exons ATGGAGAAGCCCAGGAGCCTCTCCATCAGGCCCACCAGGCTACTACTGCTCGCTTCAACCGtctcctcctctctcctcttcttcttctacttctccttTTGGCTTCTGGAGAACGCCCCCTCCGGCAGCAACTCCGCTGCCTATTTCCAGCTCGTTGGAGGCATCGAGGCTGTGGGATCTCACCCCTTTACGGACTCCGACAGCAGTCTCTTGGATAATGCGACTGGGATTCCCATCGCTGCTGCGACTCACGTGTCGGTGATTGGCAATCTCTCTCTGGAGTCTCGGGGCGTAGGAAATGAGGGGAAAGACGAGATCTTTGATGATGTCCAAGCGAGAGAAGCTAGTGATTCTTCCACTGAAGTACCGGATTCAAATGATTTTGGTGGCGGTCCAGATACATTTGAAGACGATAACAGTACTGATTTGCCCGATGTCAATCTCAAGAACAGTTCTGGGTTCTCTGGCGAGGTTTTAGCTGCTGTAGCCGAAAGGATTGGAAGAGGAAGCAGTGAGTTGGATGCTAGAGGAATGGAAAGGGGGAAATTGGAGGCTGATACGACGATGAGCAACAGAAGTTTCTTTAGTTCCTTTGGTCAAGGAGAAGCTTCACATGTGGAGAATCATGGGACCAAGGACAAAACCACATGTGATGTTTCTGATGGAAGATGGGTTTTTGATGAGAGTTATCCTCTCTACGCGAGTAACTCGTGCCCCTTTGTAGATGAAGGCTTTAGCTGCGAGCAAAATGGGAGGTTGGATAAAGACTACATGCAATGGAGGTGGCAACCTTACGGCTGCAGCATTCCACG GTTCAACCCTGTGATAATGCTGGAACTAATCAGAGGGAAAAGACTGGTTTTTGTTGGAGATTCAATTAACAGGAACCAGTGGGAATCGATGCTGTGTATGTTACGAATGGCTCTTTCTGATCCTACCAGAGTTTATGAGGCTCGGGGGCGGAGGATCACAAAGAACAGGGGAAATTACAACTTTAAATTCCCA GACTATGATTGTAGTCTCGAGTATTATGTAAGTCATTTTTTGGTGCGTGAGAGCAAGGCAAGATTAGGACAGAGGCGCGTGATGACGCTACGAATTGATACTATAGACAGGAGTTCATCGAGATGGAGAGGTGCAGACATCCTTGTGTTCAATAGCGCTCATTGGTGGTCACACCACAAAACTAAGTCTGG TGTGAATTACTACCAGGAAGGCAACCAAGTTCATCCACACCTCGATGTTTCTACTGCTTTCAGGAAAGCTTTACTGACTTGGGCATCGTGGGTCGATCAACATGTCATCCCTGGCAAAACCCAAGTCTTCTTCAGAAGCTCAGAACCATCACATTTCAG TGGCGGCAAATGGAATTCCGGAGGGCACTGTAAAGAGAGCATCCATCCAATGAATAATACCAATGTGAGACAAGTTCCTGAAAAGAATGTAATCTTGGAGCAGGTTGTAAAGCAAATGAAAACACCTGTGACCGTTCTCAACATTACGAATCTATCTGGACTTCGGATCGATGGTCACCCATCTGTATATGGGCAAAACCCCAGTAAAGGAACTCCAACCAGCATTCAAGATTGCAGCCACTGGTGCCTTCCTGGAGTCCCTGATACATGGAATGAGTTGCTCTATTTCTACCTATCGTTGAGAGAAAAGCCAGCCTTTACAAGCTAG